A single region of the Vanacampus margaritifer isolate UIUO_Vmar chromosome 13, RoL_Vmar_1.0, whole genome shotgun sequence genome encodes:
- the hs2st1b gene encoding heparan sulfate 2-O-sulfotransferase 1: protein MGLFRVMMPPKLQLLAVLTFALTMFFIENQIQRLEESRTKLERAMARHELSEVEQQRRGKDGARGLLLEDNDGDDMVIIYNRVPKTASTSFTNIAYDLCGKNRFRVLHINTTKNNPVMSLQDQMRFVHNVTSWRGMKPAFYHGHVAYLDFAKYGVKGKPLYINVVRDPIERLVSYYYFLRFGDDYRPGLRRRKQGDKKTFDECVASGGSDCAPEKLWLQIPFFCGHHSECWNVGSHWALEQAKYNLVNEYLLVGVTEELEDFIMILEATLPRFFKGATDLYKTGKKSHLRKTTEKKPLTRETIGKLQQSKIWAIENEFYEFALEQFQFVRAHAVREKDGELLVLPQSFFYEKIYPKAA, encoded by the exons ATGGGGCTCTTCAGGGTCATGATGCCGCCCAAGTTGCAGCTTTTGGCCGTGCTGACGTTTGCCCTCACCATGTTTTTTATCGAGAACCAGATCCAAAGACTGGAAGAGTCCAGAACCAAACTAG AGCGCGCCATGGCCAGACACGAGCTCTCCGAGGTGGAGCAGCAGCGCCGCGGCAAAGACGGCGCTCGAGGCCTCTTGTTGGAGGACAACGATGGTGACGACATGGTAATCATCTACAACCGGGTGCCCAAGACGGCCAGCACATCCTTCACCAACATCGCATACGACCTGTGCGGCAAGAACCGCTTCCGCGTGCTGCACATCAACACCACCAAGAACAACCCCGTCATGTCTCTGCAGGACCAG ATGCGTTTTGTCCACAACGTCACATCCTGGCGAGGGATGAAGCCCGCCTTCTACCACGGCCACGTGGCCTATCTGGACTTCGCAAA GTACGGTGTCAAGGGGAAGCCCCTGTACATCAACGTGGTGCGAGACCCCATCGAGCGCCTGGTGTCTTACTACTATTTCCTGCGCTTCGGAGACGACTACCGACCCGGCCTGCGGCGAAGGAAACAAGGCGACAAGAAG ACCTTCGATGAGTGCGTGGCATCCGGCGGCTCTGACTGCGCCCCCGAGAAACTCTGGCTGCAAATCCCTTTCTTTTGTGGACACCATTCAGAGTGCTG GAATGTGGGCAGCCACTGGGCGCTCGAGCAAGCCAAGTACAACCTGGTCAACGAGTACCTGTTGGTGGGTGTGACCGAGGAGCTGGAGGACTTTATTATGATCCTGGAGGCCACACTGCCGCGCTTCTTCAAGGGCGCCACGGACCTCTACAAGACGG GCAAGAAGTCCCACCTGCGCAAGACCACCGAGAAGAAGCCCCTGACCCGGGAGACCATCGGTAAACTCCAGCAGTCCAAGATCTGGGCCATCGAAAACGAGTTCTACGAGTTTGCATTGGAGCAGTTCCAGTTCGTGCGGGCGCACGCCGTCCGGGAGAAGGACGGCGAGCTCCTGGTGCTGCCGCAGAGCTTCTTCTACGAGAAGATCTACCCTAAAGCCGCCTGA